From the Spiribacter sp. 2438 genome, one window contains:
- the rpsO gene encoding 30S ribosomal protein S15, with protein sequence MSLSAQQKQEIVRDYGRSDGDTGSPEVQIALLTARIQHLTEHFGTHKQDHHSRRGLLKLVNQRRQLLDYLHRKSLERYQSVIERLGLRK encoded by the coding sequence ATGTCACTCAGCGCCCAGCAGAAGCAGGAGATTGTCCGTGATTACGGACGCTCCGATGGCGATACCGGATCACCGGAGGTGCAGATCGCCCTTCTGACCGCCCGCATCCAGCATTTGACCGAGCATTTCGGTACTCATAAGCAGGATCACCATTCCCGCCGGGGCCTGCTGAAGCTGGTCAACCAGCGCCGGCAGCTCCTCGATTACCTGCACCGCAAGAGCCTCGAGCGTTATCAGTCCGTCATCGAGCGACTCGGCCTGCGCAAGTAA
- a CDS encoding exonuclease domain-containing protein, with the protein MRAFRLPRLRRRCWLAIAGAIFLQWAITLGAWAWLPTGPPVPIAWLGVALGLPTALLLIIGVVIDRRLAKPLVATIRGAEIMAGTNPGHRLELSGSHWLERLPDTLSTLAASIARSRRDLEAAAAAWTTKVEARKTRLETILREIREGVMVCDTEGHIRLYNRTTRDLLSTEPALGLGRRVGEVLNEGPLRHTLDLLTSEGAASDAELVCATASGERLLRCRVARLITEDPDTSGFVMTLQDVSRETRESLRREQALRAAVESLRNPLTSLGAATESLRLAHQHGLQQEVGQFTDIISEERDKLTERFAHLSRETSSALTANWRLEDVHLGSLVNGIRQAGGPESLPRLQCRADVWLSAEPYLLYQVIEALLMRLRRDLGVTAVALSGREEGSLVYVDMNWSGDVVSADHLDEWLDAGLDDVGGTVTLREVLQRHDTTAWSQPDLSRTGRALLRLPLPGAPEKMESQAVVPPRPEVYDFAMDEDTRPLGTAKETPLRDLDFVVFDCETTGLEPSQGDEIVSIGAVRIHRGQVMHGETFELLANPGRSIPALASSIHGIHEEDVAEAPPVEEVIRRFHAFAGDAVLVGFNIAFDMRFLRLKQRICGITFANPTLDALLLSIMLHDHTGEHTMESVAARLDVGVGGRHTALGDSLTTAEIFIRLLALLPGESIHTLGDAVAAQERMIEFRRQQRAF; encoded by the coding sequence ATGAGGGCGTTCCGGCTGCCACGCCTGCGACGACGGTGCTGGCTGGCCATTGCCGGAGCGATCTTTCTGCAGTGGGCGATTACCCTGGGTGCGTGGGCCTGGCTGCCAACCGGGCCGCCCGTGCCAATTGCCTGGCTGGGCGTCGCCCTGGGATTGCCCACCGCCCTTCTCCTGATCATTGGCGTGGTGATCGACCGGCGTCTGGCCAAACCGCTGGTGGCCACCATCCGTGGCGCTGAAATCATGGCCGGCACCAACCCCGGTCACCGACTGGAACTGAGCGGCAGCCACTGGCTGGAGCGCCTCCCGGATACGCTGTCCACGCTGGCCGCTAGCATCGCCCGCTCGCGACGTGACCTGGAAGCCGCTGCGGCGGCATGGACCACCAAGGTTGAGGCCCGCAAAACCCGGCTGGAGACCATCCTTCGCGAAATTCGGGAAGGCGTCATGGTGTGCGACACCGAGGGCCATATTCGGCTCTACAATCGAACCACCCGCGACCTGCTCTCCACCGAACCCGCCCTCGGTCTGGGACGGCGGGTGGGTGAAGTGCTCAACGAGGGTCCGTTGCGCCATACCCTGGATCTGCTCACCAGCGAGGGCGCTGCCAGTGATGCCGAACTGGTCTGCGCCACCGCCAGTGGCGAGCGTCTTCTCCGCTGCCGGGTGGCCCGACTGATCACCGAGGATCCGGACACCTCGGGGTTTGTGATGACCCTGCAGGACGTTTCCCGGGAAACCCGGGAGTCCCTGCGTCGGGAACAGGCGCTCCGGGCGGCCGTCGAGAGCCTGCGTAACCCGCTCACCAGTCTGGGCGCTGCCACGGAGAGCCTGCGACTGGCCCATCAGCATGGGTTGCAGCAGGAGGTCGGCCAGTTCACCGACATCATCAGTGAAGAACGGGACAAATTGACGGAACGGTTTGCCCACCTGTCCCGGGAGACCTCCTCAGCCCTGACGGCGAACTGGCGCCTGGAAGATGTTCATCTTGGCAGCCTGGTCAATGGCATCCGTCAGGCCGGAGGCCCGGAAAGCCTGCCGCGCCTGCAGTGCCGCGCCGATGTCTGGTTATCGGCGGAGCCTTACCTGCTGTATCAGGTCATCGAAGCGCTGTTAATGCGGCTACGCCGCGATCTGGGGGTCACGGCGGTGGCCCTGTCGGGCCGTGAGGAAGGCAGTCTCGTGTACGTGGACATGAACTGGTCCGGCGATGTGGTCTCTGCGGATCACCTGGATGAGTGGCTGGATGCCGGGCTCGATGATGTGGGGGGCACGGTTACGCTGCGGGAGGTCTTGCAGCGCCACGACACCACCGCCTGGAGCCAACCGGATCTGTCACGGACCGGCCGGGCGTTGCTTCGACTGCCTCTGCCGGGGGCCCCCGAAAAAATGGAGTCGCAGGCCGTGGTCCCGCCCCGCCCGGAGGTTTACGACTTCGCCATGGACGAAGACACCCGTCCACTGGGCACGGCAAAGGAAACCCCCCTTCGGGATCTGGACTTCGTGGTGTTTGACTGTGAAACCACCGGCCTCGAACCCAGCCAGGGCGATGAAATCGTCTCCATCGGCGCGGTGCGAATCCATCGGGGCCAGGTGATGCACGGCGAAACCTTTGAGCTGCTGGCCAATCCCGGCCGGAGCATCCCGGCGCTGGCCAGCAGCATTCACGGCATCCACGAAGAAGATGTGGCGGAGGCGCCTCCGGTGGAAGAAGTCATCCGGCGTTTCCATGCCTTCGCCGGCGATGCCGTTCTGGTGGGGTTCAACATCGCCTTCGACATGCGTTTTCTGCGCCTGAAGCAGCGCATCTGCGGAATCACTTTCGCCAACCCCACCCTGGACGCCCTGCTGCTGTCCATTATGCTCCACGACCACACCGGTGAGCACACCATGGAGAGCGTGGCCGCTCGGCTCGACGTCGGGGTGGGCGGTCGGCACACCGCCCTGGGCGATTCCCTCACCACCGCCGAAATTTTCATCCGACTGCTGGCGCTTCTTCCGGGGGAGTCCATCCATACCCTCGGGGACGCCGTGGCTGCCCAGGAGCGGATGATCGAATTCCGCCGCCAGCAGCGGGCCTTCTAA
- a CDS encoding putative nucleotidyltransferase substrate binding domain-containing protein, translating to MDHAEADTGRSEIARDFLDSQSPFDRFTRRLKSYFLDQCEVCRFNRGEAILEPGDGRVGYFFLVVEGRVKAERPGVTEAGEERFELDSGDNFPMAALLGQRATRTVYTAATDVTCLRLPAAAFEYLLGQSPEFRDYCLRGVSSLLDQMQRDIQQHAAGTLGGDSSLDTPLGSMMHTDPVACTRELSIRDAVERMHQRKVGSMLVVDGRGAPLGIFTLHDLRTVIAQGVDLGANIGEVMTPDPCVLTTDTYAFEAVVEMARRHIRHIVIADQRGRLAGVISERDIFALQRINLVHLARAITSADDVESLVRARDDVGPLIDTMMAHGAGVEQITRIITLLNDRTVTRAIELCLADHGDPDVSFTWIAFGSEGRSEQTRVTDQDNAILFDPGSEFADSVRERLLPLAREINEVLDRCGFSLCTGNIMASNPALCLSFDEWESTFGRMIASATPENLLKSTIYFDFRSVWGDLTAGDALHTRVVEMASRNRVFLKTMAGNSMAIKPPLGMFRDFSTEKDADGVNRLDIKVRGLTPFVDSARVLSLEAGIAESNTPHRLRGLAEAGFLTREDAGAFERSFAFIQLLRMREHQRQAAAGETMGNRLDPDALNPMDRRILKEAFREARRLQKKLEVRYQL from the coding sequence ATGGACCACGCTGAAGCCGACACCGGTCGGTCCGAAATCGCCCGCGATTTTCTGGATTCCCAGTCCCCCTTCGATCGATTCACCCGTCGCTTGAAGTCCTACTTTCTCGACCAGTGTGAGGTGTGTCGGTTCAACCGGGGCGAGGCCATTCTTGAACCCGGGGATGGACGGGTCGGGTATTTCTTTCTGGTGGTGGAGGGCCGGGTCAAGGCGGAGCGCCCGGGTGTGACTGAGGCCGGCGAAGAGCGCTTCGAGCTGGACAGTGGTGACAACTTCCCCATGGCGGCGCTGCTCGGGCAGCGGGCCACCCGCACCGTGTACACCGCCGCCACCGATGTCACCTGCCTGCGGCTGCCGGCTGCGGCCTTTGAGTATCTGCTCGGCCAGAGCCCGGAATTCCGCGATTACTGCCTGCGGGGGGTCAGCAGCCTGCTGGACCAGATGCAGCGGGATATCCAGCAACACGCGGCAGGAACGTTGGGTGGGGACTCCTCACTGGATACGCCCCTTGGCAGCATGATGCATACCGACCCCGTGGCCTGCACCCGGGAGTTGAGCATTCGGGATGCGGTGGAGCGGATGCATCAGCGCAAGGTGGGCAGCATGCTGGTGGTGGACGGTCGCGGTGCGCCGTTGGGGATATTCACCCTCCACGATCTGCGGACGGTCATCGCCCAGGGTGTCGATCTGGGGGCGAACATCGGCGAGGTCATGACCCCTGACCCCTGTGTGTTAACCACCGATACCTATGCTTTTGAAGCCGTGGTGGAAATGGCCCGGCGTCACATTCGGCATATCGTGATCGCCGATCAGCGGGGACGCCTCGCCGGGGTGATCTCCGAGCGGGACATTTTCGCGCTCCAGCGCATCAACCTGGTTCATCTGGCACGGGCCATCACCAGTGCCGATGACGTCGAGTCGCTGGTGCGGGCCCGGGATGACGTGGGGCCGCTCATCGACACCATGATGGCCCACGGCGCCGGTGTTGAGCAGATCACCCGCATCATCACGCTGCTTAATGACCGGACCGTGACCCGCGCCATTGAGTTGTGCCTGGCCGACCATGGCGACCCGGATGTGTCCTTTACCTGGATTGCCTTTGGCAGTGAGGGGCGCAGTGAGCAGACCCGGGTGACCGATCAGGACAATGCCATTCTCTTTGACCCGGGCAGTGAGTTCGCGGATAGCGTCCGGGAGCGGCTGCTGCCGCTGGCCCGGGAGATCAATGAAGTGCTGGATCGCTGCGGATTCAGCCTGTGTACCGGCAACATCATGGCCAGCAACCCGGCTCTCTGCCTGAGTTTTGACGAGTGGGAGTCAACCTTCGGGCGGATGATTGCCAGTGCTACGCCGGAAAATCTGCTCAAGTCCACCATCTATTTTGACTTCCGATCCGTGTGGGGGGATCTGACGGCCGGGGATGCACTGCACACCCGCGTGGTGGAAATGGCCTCCCGGAACCGGGTTTTCCTGAAGACCATGGCGGGCAACAGCATGGCGATCAAGCCGCCGCTGGGCATGTTTCGGGACTTCTCCACCGAAAAGGACGCCGATGGCGTCAATCGTCTGGATATCAAGGTGCGTGGTCTCACGCCGTTTGTGGACTCGGCCCGGGTGCTGTCCCTTGAGGCGGGCATCGCCGAATCCAACACTCCCCATCGACTGCGTGGCCTCGCCGAGGCGGGCTTCCTGACACGGGAGGATGCCGGGGCATTCGAGCGCTCGTTTGCGTTCATTCAGTTGTTGCGGATGCGTGAGCATCAGCGCCAGGCGGCAGCGGGTGAGACCATGGGCAATCGGCTTGATCCCGACGCCCTCAACCCCATGGATCGGCGCATCCTCAAGGAGGCGTTCCGTGAGGCCCGCCGGTTGCAGAAAAAGCTGGAAGTCCGCTATCAGCTCTGA
- the acs gene encoding acetate--CoA ligase: protein MSASKIYPVPQGVADNALLTQGEYEAMYRRSLDEPESFWAEQADRFLTWFRKWDRVSNNDLSKGQIRWFEGGKLNVSYNCLDRHLETHGDRHAVIWEGDEPGNVRRITYRELHEEVCRLSNVLKERGVAKGDRVSIYMPMIPEAVVAMLACTRIGAVHSIVFGGFSPHALRDRIEDADCRTVITADQGLRSGKPVPLKENVEKALDGLDSVHTVITVRHTGNQVPWNPDRDVWYQEAISEASPECAPEEMDAEDPLFILYTSGSTGKPKGVLHTTGGYLLQASMTFKYVFDYHDGEVYWCTADVGWVTGHSYIVYGPLSNAATTLVFEGVPTYPDAGRFWQVIDDHQVNIFYTAPTAIRSLMGLGEELVKKHSRASLRILGTVGEPINPEAWEWYYRVVGDERCQIVDTWWQTETGAIMISALPGAIDLKPGSATLPFFGVEPQLVDNEGNVLEGATEGNLCIARAWPSMMRTIYGDHERFMNTYLTTYSGKYFTGDGARRDEDGYYWITGRVDDVLNVSGHRMGTAEIESALVLHDAVAEAAVVGYPHDVKGQGIYCYVTLVTGVEPNDGLQKELTDLVRKEIGPIAKPDVIQWSPGLPKTRSGKIMRRILRKVATNELDSLGDTSTLADPSVVDELISNRANQ, encoded by the coding sequence ATGTCTGCAAGTAAAATCTATCCGGTACCCCAGGGAGTGGCTGATAACGCTTTGCTCACCCAGGGTGAATACGAGGCCATGTATCGGCGCTCTCTGGATGAACCCGAGTCTTTCTGGGCCGAACAGGCGGATCGATTCCTGACCTGGTTTCGCAAATGGGACCGGGTCAGCAACAACGATCTGAGCAAAGGCCAGATTCGCTGGTTTGAGGGTGGCAAGCTCAATGTGAGCTACAACTGCCTGGATCGACACCTGGAGACCCATGGCGACCGTCATGCGGTGATCTGGGAAGGCGATGAACCCGGCAACGTCCGGCGCATCACCTACCGCGAGCTGCACGAGGAGGTCTGCCGGCTGAGCAATGTCCTCAAAGAGCGCGGAGTGGCCAAGGGCGACCGGGTGTCCATCTACATGCCGATGATCCCGGAAGCCGTGGTGGCCATGCTGGCCTGCACGCGGATCGGCGCAGTGCATTCGATTGTCTTCGGTGGATTTTCGCCTCACGCGCTCCGGGACCGCATCGAGGATGCTGACTGCAGAACAGTGATCACCGCCGATCAGGGGCTGCGCAGTGGCAAGCCGGTGCCCCTGAAAGAGAACGTGGAAAAGGCCCTGGATGGCCTGGATTCCGTACACACCGTCATCACGGTCCGCCACACCGGTAACCAGGTCCCGTGGAATCCGGATCGGGATGTCTGGTACCAGGAGGCGATCAGTGAGGCGTCGCCGGAGTGCGCGCCGGAAGAAATGGATGCCGAGGACCCGCTGTTCATCCTCTACACCTCCGGATCCACGGGTAAACCCAAGGGCGTGCTGCACACCACCGGCGGGTATCTGCTACAGGCCTCCATGACCTTCAAGTATGTCTTCGACTATCACGACGGTGAGGTCTACTGGTGCACCGCGGACGTGGGCTGGGTCACCGGGCACAGTTATATCGTCTACGGGCCACTGTCCAACGCCGCCACCACACTGGTTTTCGAGGGGGTCCCCACCTACCCCGATGCCGGCCGCTTCTGGCAGGTCATTGACGACCACCAGGTGAACATTTTCTACACCGCTCCCACGGCCATCCGCTCGCTGATGGGACTGGGAGAAGAACTGGTCAAAAAGCACTCCCGTGCGAGCCTTCGGATCCTCGGGACCGTCGGCGAGCCCATCAACCCCGAAGCCTGGGAATGGTACTACCGGGTGGTGGGCGACGAGCGGTGCCAGATCGTGGATACCTGGTGGCAGACGGAAACCGGCGCCATTATGATCTCCGCCCTGCCTGGCGCCATCGACCTGAAGCCGGGATCCGCCACACTGCCCTTCTTCGGTGTTGAGCCACAGCTGGTGGACAACGAGGGCAACGTGCTGGAGGGCGCCACCGAGGGCAACCTGTGCATTGCCCGGGCCTGGCCCAGCATGATGCGCACCATCTACGGCGATCATGAGCGCTTCATGAACACCTACCTGACCACTTATTCCGGCAAGTACTTCACCGGTGATGGTGCCCGCCGGGACGAGGATGGGTACTACTGGATCACCGGCCGGGTGGATGATGTGCTGAACGTCTCGGGCCATCGCATGGGCACCGCCGAAATCGAGAGTGCACTGGTGCTGCATGACGCCGTGGCAGAAGCCGCCGTGGTGGGTTACCCCCATGACGTGAAAGGCCAGGGGATCTATTGCTATGTCACCCTGGTGACCGGCGTGGAACCCAATGACGGCTTGCAGAAGGAGCTGACCGACCTGGTGCGGAAAGAAATCGGTCCCATCGCCAAACCGGATGTCATTCAGTGGTCACCCGGCCTGCCGAAGACACGATCCGGCAAGATCATGCGGCGCATCCTTCGCAAGGTGGCCACCAACGAGCTGGACAGTCTGGGGGATACCAGCACGCTGGCGGATCCCTCGGTGGTGGATGAGCTCATCAGCAACCGCGCCAATCAATGA
- the pnp gene encoding polyribonucleotide nucleotidyltransferase: MTPTAVKKSFQYGEQTVTLETGKIARQASGAVLVNMSDTVVLVTVVGKREEVPGRSFLPLTVNYQERTYAAGKIPGGFFKREGRPSEKETLVSRLIDRPIRPLFPEGFSNEVQVIATVISMNPEVDADIPAMLGASAALAISGVPFEGPIGAARVGYSSGEFLLNPTFSQVETSELDLVVAGTQDAVLMVESEADRLPEQTMLDAVLFGHEQMQTAINAINELAAETGKPRWDWAPAPADETLAERVRSLAESDLTAAYGVADKQARQDAIGTVRQRVQAELVSEDDSGEGYSAEAVSDAFKTLEKSIVRGRVLAGEPRIDGRDLHTVRPIDIEVGTLPRTHGSAIFTRGETQAIVVTTLGTGRDAQIIDAIEGERREPFMLHYNFPPYCVGETGFMGSPKRREIGHGKLAKRGIQAVMPSPEDCPYVVRVVSEITESNGSSSMASVCGTSLSLMDAGVPIKAPVAGIAMGLIKDDDRFAVLTDILGDEDHLGDMDFKVAGSEDGVTALQMDIKIKGITREIMEQALAQARDGRLHILGRMNDVIAEHREEMSAYAPRLITLRIDPEKIRDVIGKGGATIRQLTEETGTTIDITDDGTVTIGSVDKAAGEEARRRIELLTADVEVGQVYEGKVIKLMDFGAFVNILPGRDGLVHISQISNRRVETVADELSEGQAVRVKVLEVDRQGRIRLSIKALEEATED; the protein is encoded by the coding sequence GTGACTCCAACCGCCGTTAAAAAGTCCTTCCAGTATGGTGAGCAGACCGTCACCCTGGAAACCGGAAAAATTGCACGTCAGGCCTCCGGTGCCGTGCTCGTCAACATGTCCGACACCGTGGTGCTGGTCACCGTCGTCGGTAAGCGCGAAGAGGTGCCGGGACGCAGCTTCCTGCCCCTGACCGTGAACTATCAGGAACGAACCTACGCGGCGGGCAAGATCCCGGGAGGGTTTTTCAAGCGCGAGGGTCGGCCCTCCGAAAAGGAAACGCTAGTCTCCCGGCTTATCGACCGGCCCATCCGTCCGCTGTTCCCCGAGGGCTTCTCCAACGAGGTTCAGGTGATTGCCACGGTGATCTCCATGAACCCGGAAGTGGACGCCGACATCCCGGCGATGCTGGGTGCCTCGGCGGCACTGGCCATTTCGGGTGTGCCCTTCGAAGGCCCCATTGGTGCGGCCCGGGTGGGCTACAGCAGCGGCGAATTCCTGCTGAATCCGACTTTCAGCCAGGTCGAGACTTCCGAGCTGGATCTGGTAGTGGCCGGTACGCAGGACGCCGTCCTAATGGTGGAGTCCGAAGCGGATCGCCTGCCGGAACAGACCATGCTCGACGCCGTGCTGTTCGGTCACGAACAGATGCAGACCGCCATCAATGCCATTAACGAATTGGCCGCCGAGACCGGTAAGCCGCGCTGGGACTGGGCCCCGGCGCCGGCGGACGAGACCCTCGCGGAGCGGGTGCGCAGCCTGGCGGAGAGTGATCTGACCGCGGCCTACGGCGTGGCCGACAAGCAGGCCCGTCAGGATGCCATTGGCACCGTCCGCCAGCGGGTGCAGGCGGAGCTGGTCTCCGAAGACGACAGCGGGGAGGGCTACAGCGCCGAAGCGGTGAGTGACGCCTTCAAGACTCTCGAGAAGTCCATCGTGCGGGGCCGCGTATTGGCCGGCGAACCGCGCATCGACGGCCGCGATCTGCACACCGTGCGCCCCATCGATATTGAGGTGGGCACTCTGCCGCGGACCCATGGCTCCGCCATTTTCACCCGAGGCGAGACCCAGGCGATCGTGGTGACCACCCTGGGGACCGGCCGCGACGCGCAGATCATTGACGCCATCGAGGGTGAGCGCCGCGAGCCCTTCATGCTGCACTACAACTTCCCGCCCTACTGCGTCGGCGAGACGGGGTTCATGGGCAGCCCCAAGCGGCGCGAGATCGGTCACGGCAAACTGGCCAAGCGGGGCATTCAGGCAGTGATGCCGTCGCCGGAGGACTGCCCGTACGTGGTGCGGGTGGTCTCGGAGATCACCGAATCCAATGGATCGAGTTCCATGGCCAGTGTCTGTGGAACCAGCCTCTCCCTGATGGACGCCGGTGTGCCGATCAAGGCACCCGTGGCCGGTATTGCCATGGGCCTGATCAAGGATGACGACCGGTTCGCCGTGCTAACCGACATCCTGGGTGACGAGGATCACCTTGGCGACATGGACTTCAAGGTCGCCGGTTCCGAGGACGGTGTCACCGCGCTGCAGATGGACATCAAGATCAAGGGCATCACCCGGGAGATCATGGAGCAGGCGCTGGCTCAGGCCCGTGACGGCCGGCTGCATATTCTCGGCCGGATGAACGACGTCATCGCCGAGCACCGGGAAGAGATGTCCGCCTATGCGCCGCGGCTCATCACCCTGCGCATTGACCCGGAGAAGATTCGGGATGTCATTGGCAAGGGTGGCGCGACCATCCGTCAGCTCACCGAAGAGACCGGCACCACCATCGATATCACCGACGACGGCACCGTCACCATCGGTTCGGTGGACAAGGCCGCCGGCGAGGAGGCGCGCCGCCGTATCGAGCTGCTGACCGCCGATGTCGAAGTGGGTCAGGTGTATGAGGGCAAGGTCATCAAGCTGATGGACTTCGGTGCCTTCGTGAACATTCTCCCCGGCCGGGATGGTCTGGTGCATATCTCCCAGATTTCCAACCGGCGGGTGGAGACGGTGGCCGATGAGCTCAGCGAAGGTCAGGCGGTTCGCGTCAAGGTGCTTGAGGTGGATCGCCAGGGGCGGATCCGGCTCAGCATCAAGGCGCTGGAAGAGGCCACCGAAGACTGA
- a CDS encoding sodium:solute symporter family protein — protein sequence MDAQQLLNLSVVGLTFALYIGIAIWARTSSTSEFYVAGKGVHPVANGMATAADWMSAASFISMAGLIAFLGYSGGAYLMGWTGGYVLMALLLAPYLRKFGKFTVPEFIGDRFYSKGARIIAVVSLLAMSITYVIGQMRGVGIAFSNILEVPLEIGLISGMAVVFIYAVFGGMKGITYTQIAQYCVMIFAYTVPAVFISLTITGVPIPQIGLGGTTGTGEHLITALDKTLVEIGFAPYSELGGMTMANMFLLTLSLMIGTAGLPHVIVRFFTVPKMSDARRSAGWTLFFIAILYTTAPAVGAMAMWNTLNTVIAEPTEIWDNREALAEPDAWLAEENQPDWMRHWAATGLLDTTDLNDDGFLQYYNEDDPEMAAFAEEQGWQGSEMIVDRDIIVLANPQIANLPAVVVALVAAGGIAAALSTAAGLLLAIASAISHDLLKGVFKPNISERGEMRAARLSMAGAILFAGYLGLNPPGFAAQVVALAFGLAAASLFPTLLMGIFMRTMNKQGAIAGMLTGLLVTLVYIFTYKGYFFFPGFPGFLTLPDTAEYWLFGINPTGFGAIGALCNFVVAYAVSRVTAPPPKDIQDLVESIRVPRS from the coding sequence ATGGATGCACAGCAACTTCTTAATCTGTCGGTGGTGGGGCTGACGTTCGCCCTGTACATCGGCATCGCGATCTGGGCAAGAACCAGCAGCACCTCCGAGTTCTACGTGGCTGGCAAGGGTGTTCACCCGGTGGCCAACGGCATGGCGACGGCGGCGGACTGGATGTCGGCGGCCAGTTTCATCTCCATGGCGGGCCTGATTGCCTTCCTGGGCTACTCCGGTGGCGCTTACCTGATGGGCTGGACCGGCGGCTATGTGCTGATGGCCCTGCTGCTCGCGCCTTACCTCCGGAAATTCGGCAAGTTCACGGTGCCCGAATTCATCGGTGACCGGTTCTATTCCAAGGGGGCCCGGATCATTGCCGTGGTGTCACTGCTCGCCATGTCGATTACCTACGTGATCGGGCAGATGCGGGGCGTGGGCATCGCCTTCTCGAACATCCTCGAGGTGCCCCTGGAGATCGGCCTGATATCCGGCATGGCGGTGGTGTTTATCTACGCCGTGTTCGGCGGCATGAAGGGCATTACCTACACGCAGATTGCTCAGTACTGCGTGATGATTTTTGCCTACACGGTCCCGGCGGTGTTTATCTCACTCACCATCACCGGAGTGCCGATACCGCAGATCGGTCTGGGCGGTACCACCGGTACGGGCGAGCATCTGATCACCGCTCTGGACAAAACACTGGTGGAAATCGGCTTCGCGCCCTACAGCGAATTGGGCGGCATGACGATGGCCAACATGTTCCTGCTGACCCTCTCATTGATGATCGGTACGGCGGGCCTGCCCCACGTGATCGTCCGTTTCTTTACCGTGCCCAAGATGAGTGATGCCCGCCGGTCCGCCGGCTGGACGCTGTTCTTCATTGCCATTCTCTACACCACCGCGCCGGCGGTGGGCGCCATGGCCATGTGGAACACGCTCAATACAGTCATCGCGGAGCCCACGGAGATCTGGGATAACCGCGAGGCCCTCGCCGAGCCGGATGCCTGGCTGGCCGAAGAGAACCAGCCGGACTGGATGCGCCACTGGGCAGCCACTGGCCTGCTGGACACCACCGATCTCAATGATGATGGCTTCCTGCAGTACTACAACGAAGATGATCCGGAGATGGCCGCCTTTGCTGAAGAGCAGGGCTGGCAGGGTTCGGAGATGATCGTTGACCGGGACATCATCGTGCTGGCCAATCCGCAAATCGCGAATCTGCCAGCCGTGGTGGTGGCCCTGGTGGCCGCCGGTGGCATCGCGGCCGCCCTGTCGACGGCCGCCGGCCTGCTGTTGGCGATCGCCTCCGCCATCTCCCATGACCTGCTGAAGGGGGTATTCAAACCCAATATCAGCGAACGGGGAGAGATGCGGGCGGCTCGCCTCAGTATGGCGGGTGCCATTCTGTTCGCCGGTTACCTGGGTCTGAACCCACCCGGCTTCGCGGCGCAGGTGGTGGCACTGGCGTTCGGTCTGGCGGCAGCCAGTCTGTTCCCGACGCTCCTGATGGGCATCTTCATGCGCACCATGAACAAGCAGGGCGCCATTGCCGGCATGCTCACCGGCCTGTTGGTCACGCTGGTGTACATCTTCACCTACAAGGGTTACTTCTTCTTCCCGGGCTTCCCGGGGTTCCTGACCCTGCCGGATACGGCCGAATACTGGCTGTTCGGCATCAACCCGACGGGCTTCGGTGCCATTGGCGCACTGTGTAACTTCGTGGTGGCGTACGCCGTCTCACGGGTTACTGCACCGCCGCCGAAGGACATCCAGGATCTGGTGGAAAGCATTCGCGTGCCCCGATCCTGA
- a CDS encoding response regulator transcription factor: MYKNILIVDSEANISACLGFLLAHSGFNVQTACSFREALDSVETCQPDLVLLDTALPDRSGYELCQALLALPHCSHLPVLMLTTQELAMERQKAISLGAMDFIVKPFNPTEVLGRVQELVREAA; the protein is encoded by the coding sequence ATGTATAAAAATATTCTGATCGTCGACAGCGAAGCCAACATCAGCGCCTGCCTGGGTTTTCTTCTGGCACACTCCGGTTTCAATGTTCAGACCGCCTGCAGTTTTCGGGAAGCCCTGGACAGCGTCGAGACGTGTCAGCCGGACCTGGTGCTCCTGGATACCGCGCTGCCGGACCGCAGCGGCTATGAGCTCTGCCAGGCCCTGCTGGCCCTGCCCCACTGCAGTCATCTTCCGGTGCTGATGCTGACCACCCAGGAGTTGGCCATGGAACGCCAGAAAGCGATTTCCCTTGGCGCCATGGATTTCATCGTCAAGCCTTTCAATCCCACCGAAGTCCTGGGACGGGTACAGGAGCTGGTCCGAGAGGCCGCCTGA
- a CDS encoding DUF4212 domain-containing protein codes for MAESNQQQDTGRREYWRRNIRVITILLTIWATVSLLLGVLLGPTLNALGSIGGYPLGFFIAQQGSIYVFLALIFFYAWYMNRLDREFDVD; via the coding sequence ATGGCTGAGAGCAATCAGCAACAAGACACCGGCCGCCGCGAATACTGGCGACGAAACATCCGGGTCATCACCATCCTGCTAACGATATGGGCAACGGTATCGCTGCTCCTGGGTGTCCTGCTCGGACCAACGCTCAATGCGCTGGGCTCGATCGGGGGCTATCCCCTGGGGTTCTTTATCGCCCAGCAGGGTTCCATCTACGTGTTCCTCGCGTTGATTTTTTTCTACGCCTGGTACATGAACCGACTCGATCGCGAATTCGACGTCGACTAA